Below is a genomic region from candidate division WOR-3 bacterium.
TCCCCGTGGTAAAAATGGTCCTTTTTACGCATCTGATTAAAGAGAAGGAATGGATTCCCGGATGCGCGGGAATGACGAGCCTATCGCCTCGTGTGGACCCGGGCAATCTTGCCTATCTTCTTGAAGTTCTTGCCCTGAACCATAACTAAATAGACACCATCGCCAAGCTCTCTGCCCTGCTCGTTTCTGCCGTTCCAGAAAACCTCTTTTGCCTCAACCCGTGGGAACCTCTTGACCAAGGCGCCGGACAGGGTGTAGATGAAAACATCGGGCTTCTCATCCTCGGGAAAGTCCAGGATGAGTTTGCAGGAGTCAGAAAAGGGCGCAGGCTTAGTATATGGCTCTGCCCAGGTCTTGACCTTGAGCGGGTAGAACTGGCTCACATTGGAGCGGTTCCCAAAGGAGTCAATTGCCATAACCATAAAGTAGTAGCCGGTGGTGTCCCGGGCAAGGTTGAAGAGGTAGCCCGTGGTATCCTTTGTCTCAAGCGCCCTTCTCAGGGATGCAAACCGCTCTATCCTGATGTCGTCTATGAAGACACCTAAGAGGTTAACCGCATCGTTGGTCTGAAACCTAAACCTTAAAAACAGCCGCGGGGTGGGCGGGATAAGGAGCCTTAACTCCTGCCAGGACTCCTGGGAGCCGTAAAAGGAGTCGAGGGTCTGCCAGGAGAAGCGGTCAGGAGAGAACTCCACATAGCACACATCCCGCCTGATATTGCCAAGGGAGTCCTGAGTCTCTTCTGTGGAGTAGCGGGCATAGAATGAGAGAAGACCGCCCGCAGTTAACTCCAAGGGCTCTCTGAGGATGAGGGTGCTGTTCAGGTTCGGTCCTGAGCCGGAGAAGAGTGCAGAGGGGGCGGAATGGGCATAGCGGGTGGATATCGTCCAGCCATCCGCCTCCCAGGCGCCAAGGCTGTCGCAACGCTCTAATAGCACCTGAACCGGCTGGGTTGCCTGATAGAGATGGTAGGTAATCGGCGAGAGGTCGTAGGAGCGGCTCCAGTAGAGACGGGCATCACCGCGGTTGCCGAGGCGATGGGAAAGGAGACGGGGCTGGGTCGGCTTGACATCGTCCAGACCGAAGTAGGTGTTGAGAAAGGGGAGCCAGGGGACAGTGTCGGCATAAACCAGGGTCTGATACTCAGCCGCCTTTGCCTTGAACCCTAAATACCGATAGGGGAACCAGGTGGCAAGACCACGGGCATTGCCAAGGTTGCCACCAACCTTGTTGGCAATAATCAGGGGGTTGAGGGTTGAGCGTAAGGAGGCGGTGCCAGTCTGGGGAGCAAGTTCCCAGAGGTGGATGAAGTCTATCTGCTCGTCACTAACATCGGGCGGGCTCATAGCATCTGCGGGAAATGTCTGGACACCGAGGCGTGCCAGTTTGAAGCCGGGTGCCCGGGGGTCAAGGGAGTCGGAGAGGACCGCAGGGAATAGCCTGAGAACCCGCTCAAGTTGGCGCATATCAACCGCAGAGAGGCACACATCATCAAAAGGGTGGGCGGCAACATAGTCCGCACACATCTCCGGGAGAAATTCCGCGGGGAGCGCGGTCGGGCGGGCTGTGAGCCGGGAGAGGAACCTCTCATAGGGAAAGCCATCCCAGGGGATTAGGGCTTCTGATGCCAAAAGGTAGTCGCAATAGGGGAAAACCTCACAGGCAACCTCAATTGAGGACATCAGGCAGGCATCAAAGCCGAGGATGGTCAACCTTTTGCCCAGCCTCTTCGTCCCCTGTGCGAGCGCACGCCGCAGTTCGCCACCGGCAACGCCCATCATATGGCCGTGCGACTCGTCAATGAGAACCGCCCGCTGGGGTCCATAACCCGCACCCCAGCCATTGCCATGGTCCCAGATGATTAAAAAGTAGTTATCCGCAGGGAAACGCTCGCCGAGGAAACGGATGAAGTCGCTCAAGACTGCGGTATCAGCCATATCAACCTCGCCCAGGTTCGCCAAAAGTTCCCGCCGCTCCTTCTTGATATAATACCGGCGGCAATCGGGATTGGTGTCCCTTTCTGCATTGTCAATCTGAACAACAATATTTACCTCGCTGGTTGAGCCAACCGCCATCATCTCGCTGAGGTCATCATAAGCCTGCTCGCTCATCCCGTTGTCCGCACACATATATACGCCAACAGTCCACTGCGCACCGGCAGCAAAATGAACCATTAACAACAGGGGGATGAAAAACCATCCCCCTGTTGTTTTTACTGCCTTGAGCAAATCAGAACCCAACGGTCAGCATCAAGCGGTGCGTCGGCTTGAGGTACTGATAGTAGCGGAAGGAGTAATCAAGTCCAAGTTCCAGTGCCGCGGTCGGCTTTCCCTTCACCCCGACACCGGCACAGAGACCGGTGAGTGTGCCCAGTTTCTTATGATACTCCTGGTCGGCATTCAGGATATAACCGCCTCTTATAAAAAGCATCTCGCCCAGACCGTACTCCAGCCCAAAATTGACCGTCTCGTTGATATCAGAAGGGTGAACAAGGTCAATCGCGGCTGTCAGGCGGTGCGGGTCGGTTTTGACAAGGTCCATCGCCACCCCAAAACGGAATGTGGTCGGTAAAGGCGCAGGTGTGGTCTTGTAAGAACCCTGCAACTGGCTCGGTCCAGAATCGGGCCAGTAGAAGTTGTAATCAAGGTGAGGACCACTAAAGGCAAGTTGGGTCCCGAAGTTGGTCACCGCGGCACCTAAGCGGAGCGACTTGAAACCGGTGTTGTAAAACAGACCGAGGTCAACACCAATCGCCGATGCCCCCATATCCCA
It encodes:
- a CDS encoding PorV/PorQ family protein; its protein translation is MKRVASINLKIFLLVSLSAFSLSLGAFSKVATTGAQFLKISVGRASGMGDAFTAIADDASASYFNPAGLAHIARQAQVNHADWFADLNHDYLVVVLPVTNFGTVAITANALTMGPIMLTTVDEEKTPWREDDSSLVYIGASDLAFGLSYARIITDKLSFGLTVKGVQQTIWDMGASAIGVDLGLFYNTGFKSLRLGAAVTNFGTQLAFSGPHLDYNFYWPDSGPSQLQGSYKTTPAPLPTTFRFGVAMDLVKTDPHRLTAAIDLVHPSDINETVNFGLEYGLGEMLFIRGGYILNADQEYHKKLGTLTGLCAGVGVKGKPTAALELGLDYSFRYYQYLKPTHRLMLTVGF
- a CDS encoding clostripain-related cysteine peptidase yields the protein MGSDLLKAVKTTGGWFFIPLLLMVHFAAGAQWTVGVYMCADNGMSEQAYDDLSEMMAVGSTSEVNIVVQIDNAERDTNPDCRRYYIKKERRELLANLGEVDMADTAVLSDFIRFLGERFPADNYFLIIWDHGNGWGAGYGPQRAVLIDESHGHMMGVAGGELRRALAQGTKRLGKRLTILGFDACLMSSIEVACEVFPYCDYLLASEALIPWDGFPYERFLSRLTARPTALPAEFLPEMCADYVAAHPFDDVCLSAVDMRQLERVLRLFPAVLSDSLDPRAPGFKLARLGVQTFPADAMSPPDVSDEQIDFIHLWELAPQTGTASLRSTLNPLIIANKVGGNLGNARGLATWFPYRYLGFKAKAAEYQTLVYADTVPWLPFLNTYFGLDDVKPTQPRLLSHRLGNRGDARLYWSRSYDLSPITYHLYQATQPVQVLLERCDSLGAWEADGWTISTRYAHSAPSALFSGSGPNLNSTLILREPLELTAGGLLSFYARYSTEETQDSLGNIRRDVCYVEFSPDRFSWQTLDSFYGSQESWQELRLLIPPTPRLFLRFRFQTNDAVNLLGVFIDDIRIERFASLRRALETKDTTGYLFNLARDTTGYYFMVMAIDSFGNRSNVSQFYPLKVKTWAEPYTKPAPFSDSCKLILDFPEDEKPDVFIYTLSGALVKRFPRVEAKEVFWNGRNEQGRELGDGVYLVMVQGKNFKKIGKIARVHTRR